The Sulfurospirillum halorespirans DSM 13726 genome has a window encoding:
- the frr gene encoding ribosome recycling factor, translated as MELSKIYAEQKEHMEKCIAALKRDFMTIRSGKVSTTILDNIHVDYYGTPTGLSQVATVLTTDATTITISPWEKKMLREIEKAIMQANIGVNPNNDGETIKLFFPPMTTDQRKEGAKQAKAMGDKAKIAIRNVRKDSNDQVKKLEKDKIITEDGSKKGQDEVQKITDATVSKVDELVREKESELLKI; from the coding sequence ATGGAACTCAGTAAAATCTATGCTGAACAAAAAGAGCATATGGAAAAATGTATCGCGGCACTCAAACGCGACTTTATGACGATTCGCAGTGGTAAGGTCTCTACCACCATTTTAGACAACATTCATGTTGATTACTACGGAACACCAACCGGTCTTAGCCAAGTAGCGACTGTTTTAACCACCGATGCGACGACGATTACGATTTCTCCGTGGGAGAAAAAGATGCTCAGAGAGATCGAAAAAGCAATTATGCAAGCGAACATCGGGGTCAATCCGAATAACGATGGCGAGACCATTAAACTTTTCTTCCCTCCAATGACAACAGACCAACGTAAAGAGGGTGCCAAACAAGCCAAAGCGATGGGCGATAAAGCCAAAATCGCGATTCGCAATGTTCGTAAAGACTCGAATGATCAAGTGAAAAAACTCGAAAAAGATAAAATTATCACGGAAGATGGTTCTAAAAAAGGACAAGACGAAGTGCAAAAAATCACCGATGCAACGGTTTCAAAAGTCGATGAGCTCGTAAGAGAAAAAGAATCTGAACTCCTAAAAATTTAA
- the secG gene encoding preprotein translocase subunit SecG, whose protein sequence is MTSVLLVLQFVLTAILTVSVLLQKSSSIGLGAYSGSNESLFGAKGPAGFMAKFTFIVGILFIANTLTLGYFYNQDKKVSIAEDIKIEKSVVPSVPAPVTTAPAAPEAPTSK, encoded by the coding sequence ATGACCTCCGTTTTATTGGTTTTACAATTTGTATTAACCGCTATTTTAACTGTTTCTGTACTGCTTCAAAAAAGCTCCTCTATCGGTCTTGGCGCTTACAGTGGAAGCAATGAATCTCTTTTTGGTGCAAAAGGACCAGCAGGTTTCATGGCAAAATTCACCTTTATTGTAGGAATCTTGTTTATTGCAAATACGCTCACATTAGGTTATTTTTACAACCAAGATAAAAAAGTATCGATTGCTGAAGATATTAAAATCGAAAAAAGCGTTGTACCAAGTGTTCCAGCTCCTGTGACAACAGCACCAGCAGCCCCTGAAGCTCCAACGTCTAAATAA
- a CDS encoding polysaccharide deacetylase family protein, whose translation MKSFWLVVCLGVMMWADAHIFIYHRFNDARYPTTNTTLEELRKEFDFFKKNGYEVIPLEKLVNTLHAKEPIPDNWVVLTIDDNYKSFYEHGLALFKEYNYPFSMFVYVGATEQKYGDYMSWEQLREISKYGALEFHSLNHPHMSELSNEALKKDFDEGLNLFEKRLGMKPRYFSYPFGEFSPRVKAIAQSYGFEAIVNQNMGAVASFSDPLDLDRSALVGKSNLEGFLKYKALETTWFKPSVLLEDGKLTSLHVKAQTTAQKGGIYISEQGYFEVSLSDGVFEAQINKILTKERTRIIVSVGNKISTKLLVKDKYGTQ comes from the coding sequence ATGAAATCTTTTTGGCTTGTGGTGTGTCTTGGTGTAATGATGTGGGCCGATGCCCATATCTTCATCTACCATCGTTTTAACGATGCCAGATACCCCACAACCAATACAACGCTCGAAGAGCTTCGCAAAGAGTTTGATTTCTTCAAAAAAAATGGCTACGAAGTGATACCCCTTGAAAAACTGGTTAACACCCTTCACGCTAAAGAACCCATCCCCGATAACTGGGTCGTTCTTACCATTGATGATAACTACAAAAGTTTTTATGAGCATGGTTTAGCCCTTTTTAAAGAGTACAACTACCCTTTTTCGATGTTCGTTTATGTGGGAGCTACGGAGCAAAAGTATGGCGATTATATGAGTTGGGAACAGCTTCGTGAAATCTCCAAGTACGGCGCTTTAGAGTTTCATTCACTGAATCATCCGCACATGAGCGAACTCAGCAACGAAGCGCTTAAAAAAGATTTTGATGAAGGCTTAAACCTCTTTGAAAAACGCCTTGGCATGAAACCGCGCTACTTCTCCTACCCGTTTGGTGAGTTTAGTCCGCGTGTGAAAGCCATCGCGCAAAGCTATGGGTTTGAAGCGATTGTAAACCAAAACATGGGTGCAGTTGCAAGCTTTAGCGATCCGCTTGATTTAGACCGCTCCGCGTTGGTTGGCAAGAGTAATTTAGAGGGATTTTTAAAGTATAAAGCCCTTGAAACCACATGGTTTAAGCCTAGCGTATTGCTCGAAGATGGCAAGCTTACCTCTTTACATGTAAAGGCACAAACCACCGCACAAAAAGGTGGCATCTACATCAGTGAACAGGGTTATTTTGAGGTCAGTTTAAGCGATGGCGTTTTTGAAGCTCAGATCAATAAAATACTCACCAAAGAGCGCACACGGATCATTGTCTCCGTGGGCAATAAAATTTCAACGAAACTACTTGTAAAGGATAAATATGGAACTCAGTAA
- a CDS encoding HD domain-containing phosphohydrolase: protein MSFIRILGAQGSRSKNAFTTCIQVSRHTLIDAGNIMHALGEEALHVNRIFFSHAHLDHIIDTAFLIDHFFTKRTETLYLYGLPHTIEALQKHLFNDVLWPDFSHIHLPNSTKPAIAYVEIEPNQPYAIEEGITLTPFLANHSVPCCGYIIEQNGSSVLFSGDTFHNEVLWQKLNETPSIKALIIDVSFPNHFVKIATESKHLTPQFLEQELKQLTRTDLKLYINHLKPLHAALIIQELGEIGIKEEMVLRDGERIELSSGALSRTLNTPKNDERVQKLTEIGTALSASESLDVLLEMIVTEAKNLTHADGGTLYLLEKEHLHFKVVQTDSLNIKMGGTSGKITWSPLPLNLENGTPNKAMVAVTCALENRLINIADVYEAIGFSFDGTKTFDQGTGYHSKSMLVIPMRNHEQEIIGVLQLLNKMDEQNHNVILFDDEDEKITLSLASQAAIAITNTSLIQGLETLLESFLKSIIFAIGKKSPYTAGHVKRMVKLSVMLAEAINHDTNIYAHKHFSSDEIKQINFAALMHDIGKLATPEHVMDKATKLQTLFDRIELVESRIQMIQKALHVKFLEDKFALLEGNQQENVSSLETQYQEKIATLHAASKLIQASNKGDTPLSEEAVTQIQTLSTQAWQIGDETYTILSKDEAHHLSTQNGTLTFEEREIINAHAKLSVDILNRLPFPKKYRQIPQISGNHHEKLNGKGYPQGLKGDEISFEARILAIADIFEALTASDRPYKAGMPLSVAMKILYAMAKEGELDVDLVKFFYTSGTYLEYAKAFLPQRSIDEIVLDFEKP, encoded by the coding sequence ATGAGTTTTATTCGCATTTTAGGTGCTCAAGGAAGCAGATCCAAAAACGCCTTTACCACCTGCATTCAGGTGAGTCGCCATACACTGATTGATGCGGGCAATATTATGCACGCCTTAGGCGAAGAGGCTTTACATGTAAACCGTATTTTTTTCTCCCACGCTCATTTAGATCACATCATCGATACCGCATTTTTGATCGACCATTTTTTTACCAAACGCACTGAAACGCTCTACCTCTACGGACTTCCCCACACGATTGAAGCCCTGCAAAAGCATCTTTTTAATGACGTGCTTTGGCCCGATTTTAGTCACATTCATCTGCCAAATTCAACTAAGCCAGCCATCGCGTATGTTGAAATAGAACCCAATCAACCCTACGCCATTGAAGAGGGCATCACGCTCACCCCATTTTTAGCCAATCATAGCGTGCCGTGTTGCGGATACATCATCGAACAAAACGGAAGCAGCGTGCTTTTTTCAGGCGACACGTTCCACAACGAAGTACTGTGGCAAAAACTCAATGAAACGCCTTCCATCAAAGCGCTCATCATCGATGTTTCGTTCCCCAACCACTTTGTCAAAATTGCGACCGAGAGCAAACACCTCACGCCTCAGTTTCTTGAACAAGAACTCAAACAGCTCACTCGCACCGATTTGAAACTCTACATCAACCATCTCAAACCGCTTCATGCGGCGTTGATTATTCAAGAACTTGGTGAGATTGGTATTAAAGAAGAGATGGTCTTGCGTGATGGCGAGAGGATTGAGCTCTCTTCTGGCGCACTCAGTCGCACCTTAAACACTCCAAAAAATGACGAGCGCGTTCAAAAACTCACCGAAATTGGCACCGCTCTCTCGGCAAGTGAGAGCCTTGATGTTCTCTTAGAGATGATCGTCACCGAAGCTAAAAATCTCACGCACGCCGATGGAGGAACACTCTATCTTCTAGAGAAAGAGCATCTTCATTTTAAAGTGGTGCAAACCGACTCACTGAATATTAAGATGGGAGGAACAAGTGGAAAAATCACGTGGTCACCACTTCCTCTGAATCTTGAAAATGGCACGCCCAATAAAGCGATGGTCGCCGTCACTTGCGCACTTGAAAACCGTTTGATTAACATCGCTGATGTTTATGAAGCCATTGGATTTTCCTTTGATGGCACGAAAACGTTTGATCAAGGAACAGGCTACCACTCTAAATCCATGTTGGTCATTCCCATGAGAAACCACGAACAAGAGATCATCGGCGTGTTACAGCTGCTCAATAAAATGGATGAGCAAAACCATAACGTCATCTTATTTGATGATGAAGATGAAAAAATCACCCTCTCACTGGCATCTCAAGCCGCCATTGCCATCACCAACACCTCACTGATTCAAGGGCTTGAAACGCTCTTGGAATCTTTTTTGAAAAGCATCATTTTTGCCATTGGCAAGAAATCGCCCTACACCGCAGGACACGTCAAACGTATGGTCAAGCTGAGTGTCATGCTCGCTGAAGCAATTAACCACGACACGAACATCTACGCGCATAAACACTTTAGCAGTGATGAGATCAAACAGATCAATTTTGCAGCCCTCATGCACGACATAGGCAAACTCGCAACGCCTGAACACGTGATGGATAAAGCAACGAAACTCCAAACCTTGTTTGACCGCATTGAGCTTGTCGAGAGTCGTATTCAGATGATCCAAAAAGCGTTACATGTAAAGTTTTTGGAAGATAAATTTGCCCTTTTAGAAGGTAACCAACAGGAAAATGTGAGCTCGCTTGAAACACAGTATCAAGAAAAAATTGCAACCTTGCATGCTGCGTCCAAACTTATCCAAGCGAGCAATAAAGGCGATACGCCCCTCAGCGAGGAAGCCGTAACGCAGATTCAAACCCTTTCAACGCAAGCGTGGCAGATTGGCGATGAGACCTACACGATTTTAAGCAAGGATGAAGCGCATCATTTGAGCACACAAAATGGTACGCTCACGTTTGAAGAGCGCGAAATTATCAATGCCCATGCCAAACTCAGCGTCGATATTTTAAACCGCCTTCCTTTTCCTAAAAAATACCGCCAAATTCCTCAAATTTCAGGCAACCACCATGAAAAGCTCAATGGCAAAGGCTATCCCCAAGGGCTCAAAGGCGATGAAATCAGCTTTGAAGCGCGCATCTTAGCCATTGCCGATATTTTTGAAGCCCTCACGGCGAGTGATCGACCCTATAAAGCAGGCATGCCTCTCTCTGTGGCGATGAAAATTCTCTACGCCATGGCAAAAGAGGGTGAACTTGATGTTGATCTTGTGAAATTTTTCTACACCTCTGGCACCTATTTGGAGTACGCCAAAGCGTTTTTACCACAGCGTAGCATCGATGAGATCGTCCTTGATTTTGAGAAGCCTTAA